The stretch of DNA GACGCAAGCGCCGCCGCCGCGTCTGGGGCGTCATGTCCACCCGCGAGAAGGTCGTCCGGTACGTCCTGCTCGTCGTGGTCCTCTTCATCACGATCGGCCCGTTCCTCTGGCAGCTGTCCACGTCGCTCAAGGGCGCCGGCGAGGACATCTACACCGCGAACCCGTCGTTCATCCCGACCGAGCCGACCATCGAGAACTACCTCAAGGTCGCGGCGGCCATCCCGGTGTGGCGGTACATCGGCAATTCGCTGCTCGTCGCGGCGATCGACGTGTTCGGCAACATCGTGTTCGCGACCCTCGCCGGGTTCGCCCTCGCCCGCCTGCAGTGGCGCTTCCGCAAGGTCGTGCTCGGGCTGTTCCTCGCCACCCTGGTGCTGCCGGGCGAGGCGACGATCATCAGCCAGTTCGTGACGATCAAGGACCTCGGCCTCGCCGACAACCTGGTCGGTGTCGCACTGCCCGGCATGATCGCCGCGCTCAACGTCCTGCTCATGTTCAACGCCTTCCGGCAGATCCCCGAGGAGATCGACCAGGCGGCGGTCGTCGACGGTGCGAACGCGGTACAGCGGCTTCGCTACATCTCGCTGCCCGCCGTGCAGGGCACCATAGCCGTCATCGCGATCTTCTCCTTCATCGGCGCGTGGGACGACTTCCTCTGGCCGCTCATCGTCCTGCAGTCGCCGGAGAACCTCACCCTGACGGTCGGGCTGCAGTACCTGCAGGGCACGTTCGCCACCGACCAACGGATGATCGCGGCCGGCACGATGATCGCGTTCATCCCGATCGCCGTGATCTTCGCCGTCCTGCAGCGCTTCTTCTTCAAGGGCGTCGAAGAGGGCGGGGTGAAGGGCTGATGCGCTTCGGTGTCAACCACACCCCGTCGGTCGGCTGGTTCCACTCGTGGCTCGACTTCTCGCCGTCGGACACCGCGCGCGACATGGAGCAGATCGCGTCGCTCGGTGCCGACCACGTGCGGGTCTTCCCACTGTGGCCGGTCGTCCAGCCGAACCGGACGCTCATCCGGCGGGCCGCCCTCGACGACGTCGCGACCGTGGTCGACATCGCCGGGTCGTTCGGTCTCGACGTCAACGTCGACGCGCTGCAAGGGCACCTGTCGAGCTTCGACTTCGTGCCGTCGTGGCTCGACAGCTGGCACCGGCGGAACATGTTCACCGACCCGGAGGTGGTCGCCTCGACGGCGGCCTACGTCGAGGCGCTCGCCGCGGCGGTCGCCGACAAGCCCAACCTGCTCGGCATCTCGATCGGCAACGAGGTCAACCAGTTCGCGCACGCACCGCACCCCGCTCCGCACGACACCACGGCGGCGCAAGGACACGCATGGGCGGCGGCGATGGTCGCGGCCGCCCGGCGTGGACTGTCGGCCGGCCGGGAGGCACGCAGTACCTCCGCCCAGACGGTCGCCACCGGTGCCGGGTCGCGTCCGACCCCGCTGGTCACCGTCGCGCAGTACGACGCGGCCTGGTACGACGACGCGCAGCCGTTCGGTCCCGAGCATGCGGCGGACCACGGTGACGCCACGGTCACGCACTCGTGGGTGTTCAACGGGGCCGCGGCCCTGCACGGTGCACTCGGCGCCGGGTCGGTGCGGCACGGGGAGTACCTGCTCCAGCTCGCCGCGGCCTGGAACCGTGCGCCCGCTCGGCCGAACTGGCTGCAGGAGGTCGGCGCGCCGACGAACGTCGTCGACCCGGCCGACGCCGCGGCGTTCACCGAGCGGACCATCCGGCACGTCGCCGGCGCCCAGGACCTGCTCGGGGTGACCTGGTGGTGCTCGCACGACGTCTCCCGGACGCTCGCGGACTTCCCCGAGCTCGAGTACGACCTCGGGCTGTTCACCAACGACGGACGGCTGAAGCCCGCGGGGGAGGCGTTCGCCGCCCTCGCCCGGTCCGGTCTGCCCGCACCCGCGGCACCGCCGTCCACCGCGGTCGTGCTGGACGACGTGCTGCCCGACGGCTCACCCCGGTACGGCGTCCGTGCCGACTGTGCCCCCGGTGGCCGGTTCGCCGCCGCGTGGCTCGCCTGCGCCGAGTCCTCGGCGGACGGCCGCGGACCCCAGGTCGTCCTGCGTTCCCGACTGTCCGACACCGCGCACACCGTGGCCCGGGGCATCAGGAGCACCGTGGAGGTGCCCGACGACCTCGCCGGCACCGCGCTCTCGGTCGCGCACCCCGCGACCATGCCCTGACGCTCCTGTCCCACCCGACCTTGCCCTGATCCGTCCCCCGGAAGGACCCCATGCACGACGACATCCCGCTCACCACCGGACGCGCCCGACGGGTCCTCGACGAGCGGATCCTGCCCGCGGTGCACGCGACCGCGGTGCCGCTCGAGACCGCCTGGCACGAGCTGCCGGGGGAGCCGGTCCCGCCCGCCGCGGGTCTGCAGCTCGACTTCACGCCGTACGAGGTGGGGACGCCGTGGGGCGCGGCCTGGGGCACGACGTGGTTCCGGCTGTCCGGCACGGTCCCGCAGGAGTACGCCGGGCAGCGCGTGGAGGCGGTGATCGACCTCGGCTTCGACAAGAACATGCCCGGGTTCCAGTGCGAGGGGCTCGTGTACCTGGCCGACGGCACGCCGGTGAAGTCGATCAACCCGCGGAACCAGTGGGTGCTCGTCACGGAGCGGGCCGAGGGCGGCGAGACCGTCGAGCTGTTCGTCGAGGCCGCGTCGAACCCGGTGCTCCTCGACTACCACCCCTTCCTGCCGACGCAGGAGGGCGACGTGCAGACCTCGTCGTCGAAGCGGCTGTACACGAGCCGCCGCATGGACCTCGCGGTGTTCGCGTCCGAGGTGCACGAGCTGTCGCTCGACCTCGAGGTGCTCCTCGAACTGCAGGCGCAGCTGGCGGACGGCCCGCGGCGGATGCGGATCCTGCAGGCGCTCGACGACGCCCTCGACCGGCTCGACCTGCAGCACATCGCCGAGACGGCAGGGGACGCCCGCGCTGCGCTCGCCGACGTGCTCGCGGCGCCGGCCGACGCCTCGGCGCACACGATCTCGGCGATCGGCCATGCCCACATCGACTCCGCCTGGTTGTGGCCCGTCCGCGAGACGATCCGGAAGGTCGCCAGGACGACCTCGACGATGACCGAGCTCATCGACCAGACCGACGACTTCCTCTACGGCATGTCGAGTGCGCAGCAGTACGCCTGGATCAAGGAGCACCGGCCCGAGGTGTACGCCCGGGTGCGTGCCGCGGTCGAGGCCGGTCGCTTCCTGCCGCTCGGCGGCATGTGGGTCGAGTCGGACACGGTGATGCCGACGGGCGAGAGCCTCGTGCGGCAGTTCTCGCAGGGGCAGCGCTTCTTCGAGCGGGAGTTCGGCATCCGGCCGAAGGGTGTCTGGCTGCCGGACAGCTTCGGGTACTCGCCGGCACTGCCGCAGCTCATGCGCCGAGCGGGCTTCGAGTGGTTCTTCACCCAGAAGATCTCGTGGAACCAGGTGAACAAGTTCCCGCACCACACCTTCCTCTGGGAGGGCATCGACGGGTCGCGGGTGTTCTCGCACTTCCCGCCGATGGACACGTACAACTCCCGGCTCTCCGGGGAAGAGGTGGCGAAGGCCGCCCGGCAGTTCCGGGAGAACCGCCTCGCCACGGGGTCGATCGCCCCGGTCGGCTGGGGCGACGGCGGTGGTGGCACCACGCGCGAGATGACCGGCACGGCCGCTCGGCTCGCGGACCTCGAGGGCAGCGCGAAGGTCCGGTGGGAGCACCCGGACGCGTTCTTCGACCGGGCGAAGGCCGAGCTGTCGAACCCGCCGGTGTGGGTGGGGGAGCTGTACCTGGAGCTGCACCGCGCCACGCTCACGAGCCAGCACCAGACGAAGCAGGGCAACCGCCGGTGCGAGCAGCTGCTCATCGAGGCCGAGCTGTGGGCCGCGACGGCCGCCGCCCGCGTCGGGGCCGCCTACCCGTACGACGAGCTCGACGCCCTCTGGCAGCAGGTCCTCCTGCAGCAGTTCCACGACATCCTCCCCGGCACCTCGATCGCCTGGGTGCACCGCGAAGCGGTCGCGAAGTACGCCGAGACGGCCGCAGCGCTGACCGCGATCATCGAGGACGCGCTGTCGGCACTCGCCGGCCCCGGAACGGAGACCGTCGTCGTCAACCCGGCCCCGGTCCTCCAGGCCGGTGCTCCCGCGCAGGGCGCGGTCCCGGCGGCCGACGTGCCCACCGCTGAGCCGGTCTCGCTGACCCAGCAGGACGGCGGGTACGTGCTCACCAACGACCTGGTCCGGGTCGTCGTCACCGCGCAGGGCCTCGTGACGAGCGCCGTCGACCTGACCACCGGGCGCGACGCGATCGCCCCGGAGCAGGCCGCCAACCTGCTGCAGCTGCACCAGGACTTCCCGAACATGTGGGACGCGTGGGACGTCGACCGGTACTACCGGAACCGGACCGAGGACCTGGTCGTCGTCGACTCGCTCGACGCATCGGTGGACGCCGCCGGAGTTGCTCGCGTCGTCGTGTCGCGCTCGTTCGGTGACTCCTCCGTCACACAGGAGATCGTGCTCGCGCCCGGTTCCCGCACCCTCGAGTTCGACCAGACGACCGACTGGCACGAGACCGAGAAGTTCCTCAAGGTGGCGTTCCCGCTCGACGTCCGCGCCGAGCACACGATCGCCGAGACGCAGTTCGGCGCACAGAAGCGCGTCACGCACACGAACACGTCGTGGGAGGCCGCGAAGTTCGAGACGTCGATGCACCGCTACGTGCTGGTGGAGGAGCCCGGGTTCGGTGTCGCGCTCGTGAACTCCTCGATCCACGGGTTCGACACCACCCGGGACGCCGTCGACGGCCACGTCACCACGACCGTGCGGCTCTCGCTGCTCCGCGCGCCGCGGTTCCCCGACCCGGAGACCGACCAGGGCGTGCAGACGCACCGGTACGGCATCGTCGTCGGGACGGACCAGCTCGGTGCGACCGCGGCCGGCATCGTGATGAACGCCCCGGCGCGGCGCGTCACAGGCGCCCACGGGTTCGAGCCGCTCGTGCAGGTGTCGGGGGACGTCGTGCTGTCGAGCGTCAAGCTCGCCGACGACCGCTCGGGCGACCTGGTCGTCCGCGTCTACGAGCCGAGCGGGCGACGGGGGACCGGCGGCATCGCCGTCGACGGGCCGTTCGGCGAACCGGCCGAGGTGACCCTGCTCGAGGAGGCTGACGACGCACTGCCGGGTGTCGCAGCGGTCACGGACGGTGTCGCCGCGTTCCCGGTGGACGCGTACGAGGTCCGGACCTTCCGCTACCCGCGCGGCTGAGACCCCGCCGCCGGGACGCTCGGGTGTCCCGGCGGCGGAGCCGGACGGCTCGTGCCGTCCGGAGCCGGACGGCAGCAGCCGTCCGGTGCTGGGCGGCAGCAGCCGTCCGGCCCACCACTCGATGAGGAGTGTCATGCAGAAGAAGACGCAGATCGGCATCGTGGCGGCGCTCGCCGCGGTGCTCGCGGCCCCGATGATCCCGGCGGCAGCATCCGCCGCACCGTCCACCGCGTCCGCGACGAAGTCCGGCCCGACGAGCATCGCCTACGTCGAGGTCAACAACGACCAGCTCGCGAACGTCGGCCACTACCGGCTCGCCAACGGTGCGAACGCCTTCGACGTCGCGATCATCTTCGCCGCGAACATCAACCGCGACGCGGACGGTGACGCGGTGCTGTACGCCAACGAGAACGTGCAGCGCACGCTCGACGACGCCGCCACGCAGATCCGCCCGCTCCAGGCGAAGGGCATCAAGGTGTCGCTGTCGATCCTCGGCAACCACCAGGGCACGGGCATCGCGAACTTCCCGACGCAGGCAGCCGCCGAGGACTTCGCGGCGCAGGTCTCCGCGACCGTCGCACGGTACGGCCTCGACGGGGTCGACCTCGACGACGAGTACTCCGACTACGGCACGGACGGCACCCCGCAGCCCAACCAGCAGTCGATCGGCTGGCTCGTCAGCGCCCTGCGCGCAGACATGCCCGGCAAGCTCATCTCGTTCTACGACATCGGCCCGGCGTCCGACGCCCTGTCGTCGTCGAGCAGCACGATCGGGTCGCAGCTCGACTACGCCTGGAACCCCTACTACGGCACGTACTCGGCGCCCTCGATCCCGGGGCTCGGCAAGGACCGGCTCTCGGCGGCGGCGGTCGACATCCAGAACACCCCGCGGTCGACGGCGGTCTCGCTCGCGCAGCGTTCGAAGGCCGACGGGTACGGCGTCTTCATGACGTACAACCTGCCCGACGGCGACGTGAGCTCGTACGTCTCCGGGTTCACGAACGTGCTCTACGGCCAGACCACGATCCACGAGTGAGGACGACGATCCATGAGTGCTGAACGCCGTGGCGGCCCGACCGGCCCCGTGACCGCGGTCGCGGCCCGGAACGGGGTCGGGTTCGTCTCGCAGCAGGCGACCCCGATCGAGCAGACCGACCCGACGGGGACCGTGCAGGTCCTCGACGGGCATCGAGGTCACGACGTCGGGCCGACCGACGTCCTGACCTGGGTCTGGTTCCCGGAGCGGTCGCTGCCCGACGGGCGGACCGAGCCGACGACCACGGACCTCGACCGGTTCTGGGCCGCCACGGCGTTCGCACTCGACGTCGTCTTCACCGACGGCACACGACTCAGCGCGGGCGGCGCCCGCGACCAGTACGACGACCTCGTCACCCCCGAGGCGCAGGACGACGCCCGCAAGCAGTGGGTCGACCAGTGGAACCGGCGGACCGTCGACCTGTCGGCGCACGTCGGCCGGACGGTGGACCGTCTGGAGGCGCGGCTCGGCCGAGCCGACCGGCCCACGCCCGACGACGACACCGGCAGGACCGTGCGCGGCTGGCTCGACGACGTCCGGATCGCACCCGCGGGGCACGCGACCGGTCACCTGCCGCAGGGCGCTCGACCGCTCGACCACGTCCGCACCACGCGCGGCACGCACTCGTCCGGCCGGTTCTCCCGCGGCAACACCGCGCCCCTCGTCGGGCTCCCGCACGGCGGCGTCCTCGGCCTGCCGATGACCGACGCATCCGACAGCCGGTGGCCGTACGCCTACCAGGAGCACAACCGACCGAGCGACGACCGGCCTGCGATCCAGGCGTTCGCGACGAGCCACCTGCCCTCACCCTGGATGGGCGACCGCGGGGTCTTCCAGGTGATGCCGTCGCCGCTCGCCGACCCCGACGTCGACCGGACCGCCCGCGCGCTCGGCTTCGACCGGGTCGACGAGGCCGACGGACCGCACCGCTACCGGGTCGCCCTCGACGACGGCGTCACCGCCGAGATGACCGCGGGGGAGTTCGCCCTGGGGTGGCGGTTCACCGGGGTCCGCAGCATCGTGCTCGACCACCACGGCGTGCTCCGCTCGTGCACTGTGCGCATCGAGGACGGCACGGCGGTCGTCGACGTCCTGCTCGACGACCGCGCCGAGACACCACCGCACCACGTGCACGTGCGGATCGGGAACGCGCTCGCCGACCGGACGACGTTCGTGGACGGCGAGCTCCGCGGCTGCATCGAGGTCGGCGGGGACACCGACGTGCTGCTCGGGATCTCGACCGTCTCCGCCGAGGACGCGATCGCGAACCTCGAGGTCGCGGGGGACGTCGACCGGATGCGTCGGCACGCCGAGGAACGCTGGACCGCCGCACTCGACACGCTGCAGGTCGGGGGCGCCACCGAGGACCAGCTCGTCTCGATCTACTCCGGGCTGTACCGGGCCTTCCTGTACCCGACGCGTGCGGGGGAGACCGCGCTGACCGGGGCACCACGGCACCGGTCGCCGTACGGGGAGGTCCTGTCCGAGCCGATCCGCGACGAACCAGGACCCGAGGTCGTGGACGGCCCGCTCACCACCACGAACGGGTTCTGGGACACCTACCGGACCGCGTGGCCGCTGCTCGCGCTCCTCACGCCGGACACCGCGGCGGACCTCGCCGAGGGGGTCGTCGCGCACTTCACCGACGGTGGGTGGACCCCGCGCTGGAGTGCACCCGGCGCCGAGGACGTCATGACCGGCACGACGAGCGACACCGTGTTCGCCGACCTCGTGGCCAAGGGGATCGACGGGTTCGACGTCGGTCAGGCCTACCGGTCCGCGGTGCGCAACGCGACCGTCCCGTCGCCGGACCGACGCGTCGGACGGAAGGGGAGCCTCCCGGGCGACCTCCGCGGGTACGTCGACACGGCGACCGGCGAAGGGATGTCCTGGACCCTCGACGCCGCGATCAACGACTGGGGTGTCGCCGTCCTGGCGGACGCGATGGCGACGCGGGCCGCGGCTGCCGGCGACCCGGACGGCGAGCGGCGGTACCGGGCGGAGCACGAGTGGTTCGCACGCCGCTCCTTGCGGTACCGGAACGTCTTCGACCGGGAGCGCGGGTTCTTCATCGGCCGCACACCCGACGGTGCCTGGCGAGCGGGCGACGACTTCGACCCCGACGTCTGGGGCGGCGACTACACCGAGACCAATGCCTGGGGGACGATGTTCACCGCGCCGCACGACGGTGCCGGGGTGGTCGACCTGCACGGCGGACCGGCCGGCTTCGACGACGCCGTCGCTCGGTTCCTGCAGCGGCCCGAGACCGGTACCACCGACCGGTCCGGGTCGTACGGGTTCGCGATCCACGAGATGACCGAGGCGCGCGACGTGCGGATGGGGATGCTCGGCCTGTCGAACCAGCCGGCGCACCACATCCCGTTCTTCCCGATGTTCACCGGACGACACGACGACGCGCACCGCATCGTCCGCGAGTGCCTCGACCGGCTCTTCGTCGGTTCCGACCTCGGGCAGGGGTACCCGGGTGACGAGGACAACGGCGAGATGAGCGCCTGGTACGTCCTCGCCACGATCGGCCTGTACCCGCTGGCGCCGGCGACCGGCACCTACGTGCTCGTCCCGCCGTCGGTCCGGCGGACGGTGCTGCGGCGGCCTGGAGGCGCGACCACCGTCATCGAGACCGCCGGCGACGGGCGGTTCATCGCCTCCGTCACGGTCGACGGCGACCCGTGGGAGTCGATCAGCATCCCGCACGCGGTCGTCGTCGGGGCATCGTCGATCGTGGTGGAGCTGTCGGCGACCGCTACCGGGTGGGCGTCCGACACCCGACCGGTCTCCGCGTCGGAGCTGCACGGCTTCCTGGACACCCCGGACGACGTCCTGCCCGTCGGGGCATCGCCGCTCACCGACGACACGGGGCTGACCCGTGTGGCGCTCGCCGCGGGGGAGTCGGTGTCCGTGCCGGTCACCGCCCCGAGGACGTCCCTGGTCGCCGTCACGGTGGCCGAGCCGGTCACCGCGTCGTGGCGCACGGTGCTCCGTGACGCGGGCGGCACCGTCGTGCACGACGTCGAGGAACACGACGCGGCGTTCAGCTGGACCGGGCAGACCCGCGTCTTCCGGTTCGACGGTGGCGCGGTCACCGACGGGACCCTCACGCTCGAGGCCGCGACCCCCGTGGTGCTGACGCAGCTGCAGCTCATCGCGGCCGACGGGGGCTGACGCGCCACCGGTCGCGGCGGGTCCACCACGAGGGGGACCCGTCTGTACCCCGTTCGTGGGCTGTCGCGTCCTGGGGGCACGGGGTGGAATGGACGGTGCAGGACACCCCCTGCGTGCTTCACCCGGAGGAGCCGCATGACCGTCACGCTCTCCCGCCCGCACCCGGTGCCGACCGGTGCGGTGCCGGCACCCGCACCGCTGCGCCCGCTGCCGCCCGTCGCCGTCCGGTGGTCCCTCCGCGCCGCGTTCGCGCTGCCGTACGTCGTCCTCGCACTGGTCGCGGCGCGCGGCACACCGACGCCGTCGCTCGGACTCACCGGGAACCAGGTCACGTTCGACCGGGCGACGGCCGCACTCGACGGTGGCGTGGTCCAGGCCATCGGGCAGCTCTGGCCGCTGCTCTCCGGGGTGCTGCTCCGGTTCATGCCGTTCGGCGTGCAGGGTGCCGCGGTGCTCGGTGGGATCGTCGCCGGCGTGCTGCTCCAGCTCCTCGCCCAGGACATGCTGCGCCGCGGCCTGCGGATGCGCGAGGTCGTCGCGTTCACGATCGCCCTCGGTGCCAACCCGCTGTACGCCTTCATCGCGCTCGACGACCTGCAGGCCTTCCTCGGCATCGCACTCTTCGCCCTGGCGGTCGTCGACATGGTGCGGTTCTTCGCGTGGGGGGACACGCAGGCGGGGTTCCGCGCCGGACTCGCGCTGATGCTCTCCACGCTGGTCGACCCGATGGGCTTCGTCTACGTCGGCATCGCGGCGCTCGCCGCACCGCTGCTCGACCTGGCGCGCCACGACCAGCGGGGCATCCGTCGGGCGAACGTGCTCGTCCTCGTGTTCCCGAGCGTCGCTGTCGCGCTCTCCACCGCCCTCCTCGACCTGATGGTGCTCCACGACCCGTTCGCGGCGATGCGCAGGACGATCCACGTCTCCGCTGAACGCCTCGACGCCCTGCGCCACCTGTTCGCCACGGCGGACGGCCTGCTCCTCGTCGCGATGCTCGTCGCCGGCGCCACCCTGGCCCTGCTCGTCCGCCGGCCAGGCGCGATCGCCCTCGTCGCGGCGCTCTTCGTCGGGACCATGGGCGGGTACGCGATCGGGCTCGTCCCGGTGGCGACGGCAGGCAACGTCTTCGTCACCATGCTCAGCGTGGCGATCGCCATCCTGCCGCCGGTCGAGGGCCGGGTCACCAGCACCCTCGTCGTCGTCCTCGCCGTCCTGCAAGTGCCCCTCGCGTGGGCCGCGGCGTCCGAACGTCAGGTCGTCGTCGAGTGGATGCACGCCGTCACCGCGGTGGTGCTCCGGTGACCGCGCTCGGACCACGGCCCGCGGTCGTGTCCGGTGGTCGGCACCGCGGCGAGGAGACCGACTGGCGCCCGCGCCACCGGTGCTCCGTGCAGCGGCACGTCGAGGAGGGCTGGGTCGCGTCCGCGCGCATCCGCGAGGGCGTCCTCGTCCTGACGAGCGGCAGGTCCGACCCGGACGTCCTCAGCGCGGCGCTCACCGAGGAGTTCGGCGAGCCCGTCGTCCTCCGCAGCGCGTCCGAGGCGGACGTCCGCCAGCGCGTCGCGTACGAGCTCGAGGAGGAGGTTGCCGACCTCGCCGCGCACGGCCTCGCCCGGACGAACCCGGCGCTGTCCGCACGGACCGTCCTCTCACGCGGGCAGCAGGTCGGTGGCGTGGTCGCCCTGCTCGTGTTCGCGGCGTGCCTCGTCCTCGCCCCCGGCAGCACGGTGGCGATCGCGACGGCGGTGCTCTCGCTCGGCTTCCTCGCCGGCATCCTCTTCAAGTTCTGGGTGTCGATGGTCGGCGCGCGCTTCGACCTGGTCGAGCAGGTATCGGCCGAGGACGTCGCCGCACTGGACGACGACGCCCTGCCGACGTACACCGTGCTCGTGCCCGTCTTCCGCGAGGCGAACATCGTGCACGACCTCGTCCGGAACCTCGAGGTGCTCGACTGGCCGAAGGACCGGCTCGAGGTCCTGGTGCTCGTCGAGGCCGAGGACCACGAGACCCGCGAGGCCGTCATCGACGCCGCGCCACCGGAGTGGATGCGCATCGTCATCGTGCCACCGGGGTCACCGCAGACGAAGCCGCGCGCCTGCAACGTCGGACTGGCGATCGCGCAGGGGGAGTACGTCGTCATCTACGACGCCGAGGACCGTCCGGACCCCGACCAGCTGAAGAAGGTGTTCCTGACCTTCGACCGCGCCGGGGACGACACCGTGTGCGTGCAGGCGGCGCTGAGCTACTTCAACGCCGACGAGAACGCACTCACGCGCATGTTCACGCTCGAGTACTCGTACTGGTTCGACTACATGCTCGCCGGACTCGACGCCCGACAGCTCCCGATCCCGCTCGGCGGCACGTCGAACCACTTCCGCGCCGACCTGCTCCGCGAGCTCGGTGGATGGGACCCGTACAACGTCACCGAGGACGCCGACCTCGGCATCCGGGCGTCCGCCGTCGGGTACCGGGTCGCCGTCGTCAACTCGACGACGATGGAGGAGGCGAACACCTCGATCCCGAACTTCGTCCGGCAGCGCTCCCGCTGGATCAAGGGCTACATGCAGACGGCGCTCGTGCACGCACGGCGTCCACGGGCGCTCGTCAGGGAGATCGGTCCGCGACGGGCAGCAGCCTTCGCCCTGCTCATCGCGGGGACGCCGCTGACGTTCCTCGGGATGCTGCCCGGCGTCGTCGTCACGATCGCGACGCTCGTGCTGCCGGCGGACTGGACCGCGCCGCTGTTCCCGGCGCCGGTCCTGTGGCTCTGCGTGCTCGACTTCCTGCTCGGCAACGCCACGATGATCTACCTGACGATGATGGGGCCGTACAAGCGCGGCCGCTTCGACCTGATGGGCTGGGCGCTCCTCAACCCGCTGTACTGGATCCTGCACTCGGTCGCCGCGTACAAGGGGCTGTGGCAGCTGATCACCCGGCCGCACTACTGGGAGAAGACCGAGCACGGCCTGACGAAGACCACCGCGTGAGTCCTACGATGCCCGCGTGGACATCGAGTTCGACGCCGAGGTGATCGAGTGGCGGGGGCCGGCACGACGACGTCGCTCCTCCCGAAGGACGGCGGCTACCTCGTGCCCCTGCGCACGGCGGAGCGTCGTCGCGCGGCCGTGGAGGTCGGCGACGTCGTCCACGTGACCCTGACGTTCGCCGCCCCCTGATCCTCCGCCGCTGCGGATCGGCCTCGGCTCGTGTCGGATCGGCGCGCCGGATCATGACGTTCCGTTGTGCTCGTGACGATCCCGGTGTGCGGATGCCGGGTGCTGCGAACCGAGATCGTCACGGCACGAGCTGCTCGGCGGTTTCCTTGCCGGCGACGACCCGCGTGCCGGCGCAGTGCGAGCTGGACGATGCCGGGGGGAGGAGAGAGGGGATGACGGGAATCGAACCCGCGTGACCAGTTTGGAAGACTGGGGCTCTACCATTGAGCTACATCCCCGCACTGCGGCACGAGTCCGCAGCGCCACCATCGTAGCGGACGAACGGCCCCCGACATGCCATCCACCGTGCTGCCGCAGCCGGACGGCTCCGACACGCGCCGGATCAAGCGCTCCCGCGTGCTCTCGTTCGTGCTCCTCGCCGTCGCCGCCGTGGTGTTCTCGCTCCGTCCCGAGGCCTTCGGCGACCCGCACGCCCAGCCCTGGCACGTCCTGCTGCACGTCTGGCGGATCGTCCTCGGCGTCGCGCTGATGGTCGCCGCGCTCGGGGTGCAGGTCGCCGTGGGGGTGCGCTGGCGGCAGGCCCTGCGGCGCAGCGCCGAGCAGGAACCGTCCACACCCGGCACGCCTCCCGGGAAGCAGCCACCGCGGGACCGCTAGACTCGTCGCGGTCGTGCGTGCCCTCGGGCGTGCGCGGCCACCTGGCCCAGTCACGGGGCGTAGCTCAGCTTGGTAGAGCGCCCGCTTTGGGAGCGGGAGGTCGCAGGTTCGAATCCTGTCGCCCCGACCAGGTCCACTCGAACGTCAACCAACAGGAGTACATCCCTTGGCCACCAGCACCGTCGACAAGGTGAGCGACACCCGCGTCAAGCTCACCGTGAACGTGACGCCGGACGATCTCAAGCCGAGCATCGACCACGCCTACAAGCACATC from Curtobacterium sp. SGAir0471 encodes:
- a CDS encoding GH92 family glycosyl hydrolase, producing MSAERRGGPTGPVTAVAARNGVGFVSQQATPIEQTDPTGTVQVLDGHRGHDVGPTDVLTWVWFPERSLPDGRTEPTTTDLDRFWAATAFALDVVFTDGTRLSAGGARDQYDDLVTPEAQDDARKQWVDQWNRRTVDLSAHVGRTVDRLEARLGRADRPTPDDDTGRTVRGWLDDVRIAPAGHATGHLPQGARPLDHVRTTRGTHSSGRFSRGNTAPLVGLPHGGVLGLPMTDASDSRWPYAYQEHNRPSDDRPAIQAFATSHLPSPWMGDRGVFQVMPSPLADPDVDRTARALGFDRVDEADGPHRYRVALDDGVTAEMTAGEFALGWRFTGVRSIVLDHHGVLRSCTVRIEDGTAVVDVLLDDRAETPPHHVHVRIGNALADRTTFVDGELRGCIEVGGDTDVLLGISTVSAEDAIANLEVAGDVDRMRRHAEERWTAALDTLQVGGATEDQLVSIYSGLYRAFLYPTRAGETALTGAPRHRSPYGEVLSEPIRDEPGPEVVDGPLTTTNGFWDTYRTAWPLLALLTPDTAADLAEGVVAHFTDGGWTPRWSAPGAEDVMTGTTSDTVFADLVAKGIDGFDVGQAYRSAVRNATVPSPDRRVGRKGSLPGDLRGYVDTATGEGMSWTLDAAINDWGVAVLADAMATRAAAAGDPDGERRYRAEHEWFARRSLRYRNVFDRERGFFIGRTPDGAWRAGDDFDPDVWGGDYTETNAWGTMFTAPHDGAGVVDLHGGPAGFDDAVARFLQRPETGTTDRSGSYGFAIHEMTEARDVRMGMLGLSNQPAHHIPFFPMFTGRHDDAHRIVRECLDRLFVGSDLGQGYPGDEDNGEMSAWYVLATIGLYPLAPATGTYVLVPPSVRRTVLRRPGGATTVIETAGDGRFIASVTVDGDPWESISIPHAVVVGASSIVVELSATATGWASDTRPVSASELHGFLDTPDDVLPVGASPLTDDTGLTRVALAAGESVSVPVTAPRTSLVAVTVAEPVTASWRTVLRDAGGTVVHDVEEHDAAFSWTGQTRVFRFDGGAVTDGTLTLEAATPVVLTQLQLIAADGG
- a CDS encoding glycosyltransferase, yielding MQRHVEEGWVASARIREGVLVLTSGRSDPDVLSAALTEEFGEPVVLRSASEADVRQRVAYELEEEVADLAAHGLARTNPALSARTVLSRGQQVGGVVALLVFAACLVLAPGSTVAIATAVLSLGFLAGILFKFWVSMVGARFDLVEQVSAEDVAALDDDALPTYTVLVPVFREANIVHDLVRNLEVLDWPKDRLEVLVLVEAEDHETREAVIDAAPPEWMRIVIVPPGSPQTKPRACNVGLAIAQGEYVVIYDAEDRPDPDQLKKVFLTFDRAGDDTVCVQAALSYFNADENALTRMFTLEYSYWFDYMLAGLDARQLPIPLGGTSNHFRADLLRELGGWDPYNVTEDADLGIRASAVGYRVAVVNSTTMEEANTSIPNFVRQRSRWIKGYMQTALVHARRPRALVREIGPRRAAAFALLIAGTPLTFLGMLPGVVVTIATLVLPADWTAPLFPAPVLWLCVLDFLLGNATMIYLTMMGPYKRGRFDLMGWALLNPLYWILHSVAAYKGLWQLITRPHYWEKTEHGLTKTTA
- a CDS encoding DUF1905 domain-containing protein codes for the protein MAGAGTTTSLLPKDGGYLVPLRTAERRRAAVEVGDVVHVTLTFAAP